One part of the Paenibacillus silvisoli genome encodes these proteins:
- a CDS encoding GNAT family N-acetyltransferase → MNRARNVAVYVYEQVDLLDVAGPFDVFATSSNWGQDFRVYTVGERKDPVHTVSRMTIVPQYDFGDCPAPDILIVPGGLGSRTEMHHTSVTGWIQAAAQKAEMVISVCTGALLLAKAGVLQGLRVTTNRRALDILREALPSDAELIEDVRYVDNGKIILSAGVTAGFDAALHAVARLYGEERAVDTASRLEYRWSESLDIRRAEAEDVLAVQRLYHGAAKWIRDAKGIDQWQEASFTESYLEQFIREHDVFVAYRNGELVGCFSIQWGYEEIWGDQYHDNAGHVHRLTVSRPYKGQGIGSRMLAWAKAYINGKGKEWIRLDCMADNPALNQYYRGLGFVYRGRFDGRWSVNLYEQPAQ, encoded by the coding sequence ATGAATCGGGCGAGAAACGTGGCGGTTTATGTATATGAGCAGGTAGATTTGCTGGATGTGGCGGGACCGTTCGACGTATTCGCGACGTCGAGCAACTGGGGGCAGGACTTCCGCGTGTACACGGTCGGGGAGAGGAAGGATCCAGTGCATACGGTCAGTCGGATGACGATCGTTCCACAGTATGATTTTGGCGATTGCCCGGCGCCTGATATCCTGATCGTGCCCGGAGGGCTGGGCTCGCGAACGGAAATGCATCACACATCGGTAACGGGATGGATTCAAGCCGCGGCACAGAAGGCCGAAATGGTGATCTCGGTCTGTACCGGAGCGCTGCTCTTGGCGAAGGCAGGCGTTTTGCAGGGGCTGCGGGTCACGACCAACCGCCGGGCGTTGGACATTCTGCGCGAGGCTCTGCCCTCGGATGCCGAGTTGATCGAGGACGTAAGGTACGTGGACAATGGCAAAATCATTCTGTCCGCCGGCGTTACCGCCGGATTCGATGCCGCGCTGCATGCGGTAGCCAGACTTTACGGCGAAGAGCGAGCCGTCGACACGGCCTCGAGGCTGGAGTATCGCTGGTCGGAGAGTCTGGACATTCGAAGAGCCGAAGCGGAAGACGTGCTTGCCGTTCAGCGTCTGTATCATGGAGCCGCCAAATGGATTCGCGACGCGAAAGGCATTGATCAGTGGCAAGAGGCGTCGTTTACCGAGTCGTATCTGGAACAGTTCATTCGTGAACATGATGTGTTTGTCGCTTACCGGAACGGCGAGCTTGTGGGCTGTTTTTCGATTCAATGGGGGTACGAGGAGATTTGGGGCGACCAATATCATGACAATGCCGGGCATGTTCACCGGTTGACGGTGTCCCGGCCATACAAAGGGCAGGGAATCGGCAGCCGCATGCTGGCCTGGGCGAAAGCGTACATCAACGGTAAGGGCAAAGAATGGATAAGGCTGGACTGCATGGCGGATAATCCGGCGCTGAATCAATACTACCGCGGTCTAGGGTTTGTGTACCGGGGGCGATTCGACGGCCGCTGGAGCGTCAATCTGTATGAGCAGCCCGCGCAATAA
- a CDS encoding GNAT family N-acetyltransferase has protein sequence MVIIREIESRDNQAIERVIRECLIEFGGNRAGLAWEDDSLSHLTDYYAAEGRAYWVVEQDGEVVGGCGIAPFADSAEVCELQKMYLLPQTRGTGIAAKLMDTALTFATLHYRQCYLETLSNMTAANRFYAKHGFAQLDAPLAGSEHFACDAWYMKSLA, from the coding sequence ATGGTGATCATTAGAGAAATTGAGTCGAGGGACAACCAGGCCATTGAACGCGTCATCCGGGAGTGCCTGATCGAATTCGGAGGCAACCGGGCGGGACTCGCTTGGGAGGATGACAGCTTGAGCCATCTGACGGACTACTACGCGGCGGAAGGACGGGCCTATTGGGTCGTTGAACAGGATGGGGAGGTCGTTGGCGGCTGCGGCATCGCGCCTTTTGCCGATTCCGCCGAAGTGTGCGAGCTTCAGAAAATGTACCTGCTGCCGCAAACGCGAGGCACGGGCATTGCGGCGAAGCTGATGGACACCGCGTTAACGTTCGCTACGCTTCACTATCGGCAGTGCTATTTGGAGACGTTGTCGAATATGACGGCCGCAAACCGGTTTTACGCGAAGCATGGCTTCGCGCAGCTGGACGCGCCGCTGGCCGGATCGGAGCATTTTGCCTGCGATGCTTGGTATATGAAGAGCTTGGCATAG
- a CDS encoding MarR family transcriptional regulator, with amino-acid sequence MDDSQPKTAALLAKAEQLILLFEAKEELEKKLLVPLARQWGVPNVTRDLTLSEVRVTEMIGNEDAINVTKLAEKMELTKGAITKICAKLVRRGWIEKMPSESNLKEVHYRLTPDGNIVHDANLRYRAMEAAQFGQFIAPYSEEELRFLDRFMDDAAAAMKRGLTAIKEMTEGP; translated from the coding sequence GTGGATGATTCACAGCCGAAAACCGCGGCTTTATTGGCGAAAGCCGAGCAGCTGATCCTTCTTTTCGAAGCCAAGGAAGAGCTGGAGAAGAAGCTCTTGGTCCCGCTGGCGCGGCAATGGGGCGTGCCGAACGTCACCCGCGATTTGACGTTGTCCGAAGTGCGCGTCACGGAGATGATCGGGAATGAAGACGCGATTAACGTAACGAAGCTTGCCGAGAAGATGGAGCTCACGAAAGGCGCGATCACGAAAATATGCGCGAAGCTGGTCCGCAGAGGCTGGATCGAAAAGATGCCCAGCGAGAGCAATTTGAAGGAAGTCCACTACCGGTTAACGCCGGACGGGAACATCGTTCACGACGCCAATCTGCGCTACCGGGCAATGGAGGCGGCCCAGTTCGGCCAATTTATCGCGCCCTATTCCGAGGAAGAGCTTCGGTTTCTGGACCGGTTCATGGATGACGCTGCTGCGGCCATGAAGCGCGGTCTGACAGCGATAAAAGAGATGACCGAAGGTCCGTGA
- a CDS encoding siderophore-interacting protein — protein sequence MGLIESLAKRVSQQAVIVQKQQVAAHTYRITLELPEHAKPLNYTPGEFLRVLVGLNKPVKVSEMVRTYSVWSYDQAKRMIDIAVCTFSSGSGAAWAKQAKAGDTVHFTGPKGKFTVDDSGEQYILIGDISSLAHLYELNRHLSARKKKVHGIVYAQQEGDFFPDLNGETPLSFHILPEHPVQPLIERLEPIVQSAAGGKGIVYIGGDGRVCAELNAYFRTARHGGSWQVKSKPFWYPGKTGLE from the coding sequence ATGGGACTCATCGAAAGCTTGGCTAAACGGGTATCGCAGCAAGCCGTGATCGTGCAGAAGCAGCAAGTTGCCGCGCACACGTACCGGATCACCTTGGAGCTGCCGGAGCATGCTAAGCCGCTGAATTATACGCCGGGCGAGTTTCTTCGCGTATTGGTCGGCTTGAATAAACCGGTGAAGGTATCGGAAATGGTAAGAACCTATTCGGTCTGGAGCTATGATCAGGCCAAGCGGATGATCGATATCGCCGTATGCACCTTCTCGTCAGGATCCGGAGCCGCGTGGGCAAAGCAGGCGAAAGCTGGGGACACCGTCCATTTTACCGGACCGAAGGGAAAATTCACCGTCGATGACTCCGGAGAGCAGTATATCCTGATCGGCGATATTTCGTCGCTGGCCCATCTTTACGAGCTGAACCGTCATTTGTCCGCGCGGAAGAAGAAGGTTCATGGCATCGTCTACGCACAGCAGGAAGGCGATTTCTTCCCTGACCTAAACGGCGAGACCCCGCTCTCGTTTCACATCCTGCCGGAGCATCCGGTTCAGCCGCTCATCGAACGGTTGGAGCCGATCGTGCAATCGGCAGCCGGCGGCAAAGGCATCGTCTATATCGGCGGAGACGGCCGCGTTTGCGCGGAGCTCAACGCCTATTTCAGAACGGCACGGCATGGCGGGAGCTGGCAGGTCAAATCCAAGCCCTTCTGGTATCCCGGCAAAACCGGCCTTGAATAA
- a CDS encoding GNAT family N-acetyltransferase — translation MKMIREMTIHDYDEMIELWRNMEGLAISNADTRANIEFYLTRNEGLSFVYEAEGRIAATILCGHDGRRGFIYHVAVDPAFRKQNIGQRLVELSLSKLREAGIDKCHIFVLDDNEGGGRFWSRTGWEKRSGFAVYSRDTE, via the coding sequence ATGAAGATGATCCGGGAGATGACGATTCACGATTACGACGAGATGATCGAGCTTTGGCGCAATATGGAGGGGCTTGCCATCAGCAATGCCGATACCAGAGCCAATATCGAATTTTATTTGACGCGAAACGAGGGACTGAGCTTCGTGTACGAGGCGGAGGGCCGCATTGCGGCTACGATTCTGTGCGGGCACGATGGCCGGAGGGGATTTATTTATCATGTCGCGGTCGATCCGGCGTTCAGGAAGCAGAACATCGGGCAGCGTCTGGTTGAGCTATCCTTGAGCAAGCTGCGGGAAGCGGGCATCGACAAATGCCATATTTTCGTCCTGGACGATAATGAAGGCGGCGGACGGTTCTGGAGCCGGACAGGCTGGGAGAAGCGCAGCGGCTTTGCGGTTTACTCGCGCGATACGGAATAA
- a CDS encoding 2OG-Fe(II) oxygenase, with amino-acid sequence MTIQEQSILHASGNRIATRDKDVRIVGKIAEPLILILDDVLSGDECDALIAMAANRMQRAKIGKAHAVSDVRTSSGTFLEESENDWIRDIERRVSELMNVPVSHAEPLQVLHYRAGQQYQPHVDYFTSEQVTNNRISTLVMYLNDVEEGGETYFPSLQLAVMPKRGSALYFEYFYNDPRLNELTLHAGNPVAAGEKWVATQWMRRQRYR; translated from the coding sequence ATGACCATTCAAGAGCAGTCGATTTTACACGCAAGCGGAAACCGAATTGCAACGCGGGATAAGGACGTGCGGATTGTCGGCAAAATCGCCGAGCCGCTCATTTTGATTCTGGATGACGTGTTAAGCGGCGATGAATGCGACGCCTTGATTGCCATGGCAGCCAACCGGATGCAGCGGGCCAAAATCGGCAAGGCTCACGCCGTCAGCGACGTGCGAACGAGCAGCGGCACGTTTCTGGAGGAAAGCGAGAACGACTGGATTCGAGACATCGAACGCCGCGTCTCCGAGCTGATGAACGTGCCGGTCTCGCATGCGGAGCCGCTGCAAGTGCTGCATTACAGGGCCGGACAGCAGTATCAGCCGCATGTCGATTATTTTACGTCCGAGCAGGTGACCAACAATCGCATCAGTACGCTGGTGATGTACCTGAACGATGTGGAAGAGGGCGGTGAAACGTACTTTCCGTCGCTTCAGCTCGCCGTTATGCCGAAGAGGGGCAGCGCCCTATACTTCGAGTATTTCTACAACGATCCCCGCTTGAACGAGCTGACGCTGCATGCGGGAAATCCAGTCGCGGCGGGGGAGAAGTGGGTCGCGACCCAGTGGATGAGAAGGCAGCGGTATCGGTGA
- a CDS encoding SDR family oxidoreductase — MRLSGKVAVVTGAASGMGKAIAELYAAEGAKVAVSDLRVEAAQAVVDEITAKGGTAFAIAANVAKEEDVQSLINTTVGTYGTVDILVNNAGIMDNFVPAGDVTDELWERIFAINTTGPMRTIRKVIPLFLEKQSGVIVNIASAGGLMGSRAGAAYTAAKHAVVGLTKNVGFQYAPKGIRCNAIAPGGVNTNIGTSITNPNPFGMERAMAGLSLNPRAGEPSEIAKVALFLASDDASFVNGTVVTADAGWTAY, encoded by the coding sequence ATGAGATTATCGGGAAAAGTTGCTGTTGTTACGGGTGCCGCATCCGGCATGGGTAAAGCGATTGCGGAATTGTACGCTGCCGAAGGCGCTAAGGTCGCCGTGTCGGATCTACGCGTTGAAGCCGCGCAAGCCGTCGTGGACGAAATTACGGCCAAGGGCGGAACGGCCTTCGCCATTGCCGCGAACGTTGCGAAAGAAGAAGACGTGCAATCCCTTATAAATACAACGGTCGGAACCTACGGCACGGTCGACATTCTCGTCAACAATGCCGGCATTATGGACAACTTCGTTCCGGCAGGCGACGTGACGGACGAGCTGTGGGAGCGGATTTTCGCCATTAATACAACCGGACCGATGCGTACGATTCGCAAAGTTATTCCGCTTTTCCTTGAGAAGCAGAGCGGCGTGATCGTCAACATTGCGTCCGCTGGCGGCCTGATGGGCTCGCGCGCGGGTGCTGCTTATACCGCCGCGAAGCATGCCGTCGTCGGCCTGACGAAAAACGTCGGCTTCCAATACGCGCCGAAGGGCATCCGCTGTAACGCGATCGCGCCGGGCGGCGTTAACACCAACATCGGCACTTCGATCACGAATCCGAATCCGTTCGGGATGGAACGGGCGATGGCGGGTCTCTCTCTCAACCCGCGCGCAGGCGAGCCAAGCGAAATCGCGAAAGTGGCGCTGTTCCTCGCCTCCGACGATGCGAGCTTCGTTAACGGCACCGTCGTCACCGCGGATGCAGGCTGGACTGCATATTAA
- a CDS encoding TetR/AcrR family transcriptional regulator, producing the protein MADMTDPGKRTDRRIVRSRTALRQALLTLMADKPFTTISITEIVELADYNRGTFYSNYESKEALLDEIIADLIDKLLLSFRVPYEKEEFFRVDQLRAHSVKLFEHIYEHAAVYTVFLKSDMLMALREKMFTAIKTILKEELVYTAKTDIDEELLRIYSIHALLGLVFHWVESGYKHSPAYMQEQLVKIINYHPTTAKTSIKR; encoded by the coding sequence ATGGCAGACATGACCGACCCTGGCAAACGAACGGACCGGCGGATTGTGCGCAGCAGGACGGCGCTGCGGCAAGCGCTGCTGACGCTGATGGCGGACAAGCCGTTCACGACGATCTCCATCACGGAAATCGTGGAATTGGCGGATTATAACCGCGGCACCTTCTACTCCAATTACGAGAGCAAGGAGGCGCTGCTCGACGAAATTATTGCCGATTTGATCGATAAGCTGCTGCTCTCGTTCCGCGTGCCGTACGAGAAGGAGGAATTTTTCCGCGTCGATCAGCTGCGGGCGCATTCCGTGAAGCTGTTCGAGCATATTTACGAGCATGCCGCCGTCTACACCGTGTTCCTGAAGAGCGACATGCTGATGGCGCTTCGGGAAAAAATGTTCACCGCCATCAAAACGATCCTCAAAGAAGAGCTCGTCTACACCGCCAAGACGGATATCGACGAGGAGCTGCTGCGCATCTATTCGATTCATGCTCTGCTGGGGCTTGTGTTTCACTGGGTGGAGAGCGGATATAAGCATTCGCCGGCTTATATGCAGGAGCAGCTCGTCAAGATTATCAATTATCATCCGACAACGGCGAAGACGTCGATTAAGAGGTGA
- a CDS encoding response regulator transcription factor produces MYSILMVEDDEKIRRIVADTLKKWQYEVTEVTAFDKVLTEFERTDPHLVLLDINLPVFDGYYWCQQIRTVSKVPIMFLSSRNQNMDIVMAINMGGDDFIQKPFDLDILVAKIGALLRRKYDYQEDNNLRFAHRGLKLNVTNSTMEYDGQLAELSRNEFILLQLMMRQIGKIVSREDMMQALWNEEQFVDDNTLTVNVNRLRRKIAELGPESFIATRKGMGYVIE; encoded by the coding sequence ATGTACAGCATATTGATGGTGGAGGACGACGAGAAAATTAGGCGGATTGTCGCGGATACGTTGAAGAAATGGCAGTACGAGGTGACGGAAGTGACCGCCTTTGACAAGGTGCTGACGGAATTCGAGCGGACGGACCCGCATCTCGTTCTATTGGATATCAATCTGCCCGTGTTCGACGGCTACTATTGGTGCCAGCAAATACGCACGGTTTCGAAGGTGCCGATCATGTTCCTTTCCTCGCGCAATCAAAATATGGACATCGTGATGGCGATCAACATGGGCGGGGACGATTTCATTCAGAAGCCGTTCGATCTGGATATATTGGTTGCCAAGATCGGCGCGCTCCTCCGGCGAAAATACGACTACCAGGAGGATAACAATCTCCGTTTCGCGCATCGCGGCTTGAAATTGAACGTGACCAACTCGACGATGGAGTATGACGGTCAACTCGCGGAGCTGAGCCGGAACGAATTTATCCTTCTGCAGCTGATGATGCGTCAGATCGGGAAAATCGTCTCGCGCGAGGATATGATGCAGGCGCTCTGGAACGAGGAGCAGTTCGTCGACGACAATACGCTGACCGTGAACGTGAACCGGCTGCGCCGGAAAATCGCCGAGCTCGGACCGGAGTCGTTCATCGCTACCCGGAAAGGAATGGGGTACGTGATCGAATGA